The genomic DNA GTACTCGACGGCCAGGCAGACACTTCCATGTGGTGGCCTTGGACCGGCAATCCCAGACACGGCTGGTCGGCCGGCAAGCCGGAACACACTGCAGACCGCGAACGGCTCTTCCGCATGGCCGAAGAGGGGGTACCGATCGAGGAGCGCCTGTTTGGCGAAGGCCACTATCTGCGGCCCAATTTCATCCAGTTCTACAAGTGCAAGAATGTCTTGATCGAAGGGGTTAGGCTTGAGCGATCGCCGATGTGGGTCATGCACCCGGTCCTTTGCGAAAACGTCACCATCCGGAAGGTGACAGTGGTGAGCCCCGGCCCCAACAACGATGGCTGCAACCCGGAGTCTTCGCGGGACGTTTTGATTACGGATTGTTACTTTGATACGGGTGACGACTGCATCGCTATCAAGTCCGGGCGAAATGCCGATGGTAGGAGGGTGGCGACGCCCAGCGAGAACATCATCGTTCGGAACTGCACCATGAAAGACGGCCACGGGGGTGTGGTAATCGGCAGCGAGACGAGCGGCGGTTGCCGCAATGTTTTTGTGGAAAACTGCACCATGGACAGCCCAAACCTTGACCGCGCGCTCCGCATCAAAACGAACTCCCTGCGCGGCGGGGTTATTGAGAACGTCTTCATGCGCAATGTGCAGGTTGGGGAGGTAAGAGAGGCGGTCGTGCACATCTATTTCTACTACGGCGAAGGTGACGTGGGTCCGCACACGCCGGTCGTGAGGAATATTCATCTCTCGAACGTCACGAGTAAGAAGAGCCAGTATGCCCTGTTCATAAAGGCTTACAAGCGCTCGCCAGTGAGAAACCTGCGTCTGGAGTCCTGCCGCTTTGATGGCGTAGATAGGGGCAACGTGCTGGAACATGTGCAAGGAATCGTGTTGAAGGGCGTGATGCTGAACGGTGTGAGCATGGGCACTGAGGACTTTCGCCGCGCCGCCGTGGTGGAGTAGCAGGGACTCTGCACTGATGAAACTGGTCTTTGCGCCGCTGAGCTGGATGGTGTGGGTGACTTCGGTGTGTGCGCAAACGCTGGCATTTCCCGGCGCCGAGGGATTTGGGCGCTTCACTGTGGGTGGTCGAGGTGGTCGAGTCATCGAAGTCACAACCTTGGCCGACGCAGGTCCGGGTAGCCTCCGGGAAGCTCTGGAGCAACCGGGCGCGCGCACCGTGGTCTTTCGCGTCGCCGGGACGATTACTCTGCAGTCGCCGCTTGTTGTGAGCCACGACAGCGTCACCATAGCTGGACAGACGGCGCCTGGCGACGGGATCTGTGTGCGAGGCTACCCAGTGCTCGTCGAGGCAGATAACGTAATCATCCGTTTCCTCAGGTTCCGCATGGGGGATGAGAATCGCATCGAGGGCGATGCCCTGAGTGCCATTTTCCATAAGGACCTGATCATCGACCACTGCTCGTTTAGCTGGGCGACTGACGAAGTCCTCACGGTTCGCGACAACGAGAACAGCACGGTGCAGTGGTGCATCATCTCCGAGAGCTTGCATCGCTCCTATCACCACAAGGGCCCCCATGGCTACGGTGGCATCTGGGGAGGGAAAGGGGCGTCGTTCCACCACAATTTGCTTGCGCACCACTCGAGCCGCAATCCCCGTTTCAACGGCAGCCGTTATCACGGCGAGCCGGAGCGCGAGCTGGTCGACTTTCGCAATAACGTGGTGTACAATTGGGGCGGACAGAGCGCTTACGGTGGCGAACGAGGGCAGCAGAACGTGGTGGCCAATTACTACAAGTTCGGCCCGGCCACAGGGCCAAAGAGCCGCATTGTAGAACCGTGGGATGATAAGGGGCGCTGGTATGTGGCCGACAACTTTGTATTCGGGTTTCCGCAGGTGACGGCTGATAATTGGGCAGGAGGAGTCCAGGGCAAGTTCTGGCAGAAGGTGAGGGCGGAGAACCCATTTCCTTGCGCCCCGGTCGTCACCCACACCGCAGAACAAGCTTACACATTGGTGCTTGCTCACGCAGGAGCTGTGCTTCCTCGAAGAGATGCGGTGGACGCCCGCATTGTGGAAGAAGTAGCAAGCGGCAAGGCAAAGTTCGGCAGAGGAGGTCGCGGCCTCATCGACTCCCAGACTGAAGTGGGCGGCTGGCCGGTGCTGCGGGACGGAACGCCACCTGCCGATAGCGATCATGATGGCATGCCTGACCAATGGGAGGTAGAGCACGGGTTGGACCCGCTTGAGGCCAAAGACGGTAGTGTGGATCCTGACGGCGATGGCTACACCAACCTCGAGGACTACTTGAACCATCTGTGCCTTTCGCTTGAACAGGTCGGGAAGGACCACGGGCAAAAGTGAGTCAATGATGTTCATGATCGGTCTCAAGAAGGGTGTTGTTCACTAGCTCCAAGTGCCAGAAGGGCGATGAAGAGAGAACGCCAGGTCAAATTCTCCCGCGCGGTCGCCATCACGTTGGCGATGCTGGCCATGTCCGCCTGTGAGCGGAAAAGCAACCCATGGAACGGCGAGGCAGTTCTGTTGGGGACGAGGTTCGCTGAGACGATCATGAAGCGATACCCAGGGGGCTATGGAGACTGGGACTATGTGACGGGTACCGTATTGCGTGGCTTTGAGGAACTGTGGCGCGTCACCGGAGATGAGCGGTATCTCTATTACATCAAGATGACCGTTGACCGCGTAGTCGGCGATGGCGGCGAGATTGCCGGCTACGATGCTCAGAAGTACAGCCTCGACGATATTCAGGAAGGGCGAATGCTTCTCTTCCTCTATCGGCAGACCGGCGAACAGAAGTACAAGCGGGCGGCTACTATGGTGAGGGAGCAGCTCAAGACGCACCCGCGCACGCCCTCGGGAGGGTTCTGGCACAAGAAGATCTACCCTCATCAGATGTGGCTGGACGGGCTGTATATGGCTCAACCATTCTACGC from Calditrichota bacterium includes the following:
- a CDS encoding glycoside hydrolase family 28 protein, which encodes MSRGLGWRHLVLLILPIAVLLAGEFLSCAGAHSGWEQAERILQRIVPPVFPARDFDVTQFGAVGDGQTDCSEAFRKAIEQCHQAGGGRVVVPQGTYLTGAIHLASNVNLHLLKDARIVFSRDTKKYLPLVYTRFEGVECMNYSPFVYAFEQENVAITGEGVLDGQADTSMWWPWTGNPRHGWSAGKPEHTADRERLFRMAEEGVPIEERLFGEGHYLRPNFIQFYKCKNVLIEGVRLERSPMWVMHPVLCENVTIRKVTVVSPGPNNDGCNPESSRDVLITDCYFDTGDDCIAIKSGRNADGRRVATPSENIIVRNCTMKDGHGGVVIGSETSGGCRNVFVENCTMDSPNLDRALRIKTNSLRGGVIENVFMRNVQVGEVREAVVHIYFYYGEGDVGPHTPVVRNIHLSNVTSKKSQYALFIKAYKRSPVRNLRLESCRFDGVDRGNVLEHVQGIVLKGVMLNGVSMGTEDFRRAAVVE
- a CDS encoding pectate lyase, which encodes MKLVFAPLSWMVWVTSVCAQTLAFPGAEGFGRFTVGGRGGRVIEVTTLADAGPGSLREALEQPGARTVVFRVAGTITLQSPLVVSHDSVTIAGQTAPGDGICVRGYPVLVEADNVIIRFLRFRMGDENRIEGDALSAIFHKDLIIDHCSFSWATDEVLTVRDNENSTVQWCIISESLHRSYHHKGPHGYGGIWGGKGASFHHNLLAHHSSRNPRFNGSRYHGEPERELVDFRNNVVYNWGGQSAYGGERGQQNVVANYYKFGPATGPKSRIVEPWDDKGRWYVADNFVFGFPQVTADNWAGGVQGKFWQKVRAENPFPCAPVVTHTAEQAYTLVLAHAGAVLPRRDAVDARIVEEVASGKAKFGRGGRGLIDSQTEVGGWPVLRDGTPPADSDHDGMPDQWEVEHGLDPLEAKDGSVDPDGDGYTNLEDYLNHLCLSLEQVGKDHGQK